One window from the genome of Spiractinospora alimapuensis encodes:
- the dapA gene encoding 4-hydroxy-tetrahydrodipicolinate synthase, with amino-acid sequence MAGSSTPTAPFGRMLTAMVTPMDAEGEIDYEGAARLATYLVDEQRNDGLVVSGTTGESPTTSDAEKDRLLRAVLEAVGDRATVLAGVGTNDTRHSLELAHAAERAGAHGLLAVTPYYNKPPQEGLIRHFTAIADATELPVMLYDIPGRTGVPIASETLVRLADHPRIVANKDAKDDIGASSWVLSRTDLAYYCGTDMMNLPLLSIGAAGFVSVVGHIVGADLHDMIEAYTEGDTTLSLAIHRRLTPVYTGIFRTQGVITTKAVLDMFGLPGGSVRTPLADASTELRTLLREDLAAAGVKGPIGLAPHQAVPASAVHVESPPERTT; translated from the coding sequence ATGGCAGGAAGCAGCACACCCACGGCGCCGTTTGGGCGGATGCTGACCGCGATGGTCACTCCGATGGACGCCGAAGGGGAGATCGACTACGAGGGCGCGGCACGCCTCGCCACCTACCTGGTGGACGAGCAGCGCAACGACGGGCTCGTGGTGAGCGGGACCACGGGTGAGTCGCCGACCACGTCGGACGCGGAGAAGGACCGACTGCTGCGCGCGGTGCTGGAGGCGGTGGGCGACCGCGCCACCGTCCTGGCGGGTGTCGGCACCAACGACACCCGGCACAGTCTGGAACTCGCGCACGCCGCCGAGCGCGCCGGCGCCCACGGGCTCCTCGCCGTGACCCCCTACTACAACAAGCCGCCGCAGGAAGGGCTGATTCGGCACTTCACCGCCATCGCCGACGCCACCGAGCTGCCGGTGATGCTCTATGACATCCCCGGACGTACGGGGGTCCCGATCGCGTCGGAGACGCTGGTCCGGTTGGCCGACCATCCGCGGATCGTCGCCAACAAGGACGCCAAGGACGACATCGGGGCCAGCTCCTGGGTGCTCTCCCGGACCGACCTGGCCTACTACTGCGGCACGGACATGATGAACCTGCCGCTGTTGTCGATCGGTGCCGCCGGGTTCGTCAGCGTCGTGGGCCACATCGTCGGCGCCGACCTGCACGACATGATCGAGGCCTACACCGAGGGCGACACCACGCTGAGCCTGGCGATCCACCGGCGACTCACGCCGGTGTACACCGGGATCTTCCGTACCCAGGGGGTCATCACCACCAAGGCGGTGCTGGACATGTTCGGGCTGCCCGGTGGTTCGGTGCGGACCCCGCTGGCGGACGCCTCGACGGAACTGCGGACTCTCCTGCGGGAGGACCTCGCCGCGGCCGGGGTCAAGGGACCGATCGGTCTGGCCCCGCATCAGGCCGTTCCCGCAAGTGCCGTCCACGTCGAGTCGCCGCCGGAGCGCACCACATGA
- a CDS encoding phage holin family protein → MSVIIRVIVNAIALWVAVYFVQGIEVHSASVGEEILFYVIVGAIFGVVNAVIKPIVKTVGCALYVVTLGLVALVVNALLLMLTAWIASAVGIPFEVTSFWPAFFGAIIIAIVSWLLSIFVGGRDND, encoded by the coding sequence GTGAGCGTCATTATCCGAGTCATCGTCAACGCGATCGCGCTCTGGGTCGCCGTCTACTTCGTCCAGGGCATCGAGGTGCACTCCGCATCGGTCGGCGAGGAGATCCTCTTCTACGTCATCGTGGGTGCGATCTTCGGCGTGGTCAACGCCGTGATCAAACCGATTGTCAAGACGGTGGGGTGTGCGCTCTACGTCGTCACTCTCGGGCTGGTCGCGCTCGTGGTGAACGCGCTGCTGCTGATGCTGACAGCCTGGATCGCCAGCGCCGTCGGCATCCCCTTCGAGGTCACCAGTTTCTGGCCCGCGTTCTTCGGCGCCATCATCATCGCGATCGTTAGCTGGCTGCTCAGCATCTTCGTTGGTGGCAGGGACAACGACTGA
- a CDS encoding GNAT family N-acetyltransferase, with the protein MSTSAFVRSARLDDVDRIVDIQVAAWLESYASVLPRPALTEMASAEAIQQFRDQWRKAISAPPSSRHRVLVATSDRATVGFAASGPSQDPDAWPGTDGEIYALHVDPTRTREGHGSRLLNAVVDHLIEDRFRTAQAWVLEEDNALSRFLRASGWLPSGARREVDMGAPVAMVRLHAQVGE; encoded by the coding sequence ATGTCCACCTCCGCATTCGTCCGTTCCGCGCGCCTGGACGATGTCGACCGAATTGTCGATATTCAGGTCGCCGCGTGGCTCGAGTCCTACGCGTCCGTTCTCCCCCGCCCCGCGCTGACCGAAATGGCGAGCGCGGAGGCGATCCAGCAGTTCCGGGACCAGTGGCGGAAGGCGATTTCCGCCCCGCCGTCGTCGCGGCACCGCGTTCTCGTGGCCACGAGCGACCGGGCGACTGTGGGGTTCGCGGCATCGGGCCCGAGCCAGGATCCGGACGCGTGGCCGGGAACGGACGGCGAGATTTACGCGTTGCACGTGGACCCCACCCGCACCAGGGAGGGACACGGGAGTCGTCTGTTGAACGCCGTGGTGGACCATCTGATCGAGGACCGGTTCCGCACGGCCCAGGCATGGGTGTTGGAAGAGGACAACGCCCTGTCGCGGTTCCTGCGGGCCAGCGGATGGCTGCCCAGCGGGGCGCGGCGTGAGGTGGACATGGGCGCACCGGTGGCGATGGTCCGGCTGCACGCCCAGGTCGGTGAGTGA
- a CDS encoding 1,4-dihydroxy-2-naphthoate polyprenyltransferase, with the protein MATVTQWVAGARPRTLPSSVVPVVVGTAAAFGVGALVWWKAGLAMLVALALQVGVNYANDYSDGVRGTDDDRVGPFRMTGSGAAPPRQVLTAAWATFAVGAAAGIVLVVTSAWWLLLVGAAAILAAWYYTGGKSPYGYRALGEASVFVFFGPVAVVGTVFVQTAPDGVPGRAWLAGAAVGLLICAMLVINNLRDIPTDAESGKRTLAVVLGDTRTRALYVGTIVGAVLLAMVSLLPSWWSLSLLLVVPFALAPVSVIWRGETGRALIPALGQTGRLQLVFGVLYSVGLALA; encoded by the coding sequence GTGGCAACAGTGACGCAGTGGGTCGCGGGCGCGCGTCCGCGCACGCTGCCCAGTTCCGTCGTACCGGTGGTGGTGGGGACCGCCGCGGCGTTCGGGGTGGGCGCGCTCGTGTGGTGGAAGGCGGGTCTGGCCATGCTCGTGGCCCTCGCCCTCCAGGTCGGCGTCAACTACGCCAACGACTACTCCGACGGTGTCCGCGGTACCGACGACGACCGAGTCGGTCCGTTCCGGATGACCGGATCGGGCGCGGCACCGCCGCGTCAGGTTCTGACCGCGGCGTGGGCGACGTTCGCCGTGGGGGCCGCGGCCGGGATCGTCCTCGTGGTCACCAGCGCCTGGTGGCTGCTGCTCGTCGGTGCGGCGGCGATCCTCGCCGCGTGGTATTACACCGGTGGTAAGAGCCCGTACGGGTATCGGGCGCTGGGCGAGGCGTCGGTGTTCGTGTTCTTCGGTCCGGTGGCCGTCGTGGGCACGGTGTTCGTCCAGACCGCACCGGACGGGGTGCCGGGGCGGGCGTGGTTGGCCGGCGCGGCCGTGGGCCTGTTGATCTGCGCCATGCTGGTGATCAACAACCTGCGCGACATTCCCACCGACGCGGAGTCCGGGAAGCGGACCCTCGCCGTCGTGCTGGGCGACACGCGGACCCGGGCCCTGTACGTCGGCACGATCGTGGGGGCCGTGCTCCTGGCGATGGTCAGCCTGCTCCCCAGTTGGTGGTCCCTCTCCCTGCTGTTGGTGGTTCCCTTCGCCCTGGCTCCGGTCTCCGTCATCTGGCGTGGGGAGACAGGGCGCGCGCTCATCCCCGCGCTCGGGCAGACCGGGCGGCTGCAGTTGGTCTTCGGAGTCCTCTACTCGGTGGGCCTGGCGCTCGCCTAG
- a CDS encoding OmpA family protein, protein MAGPNRSTVAIALIIGALLALAPRNADSAEDADVLFEFDEAQLTPEGEEILRDRAGELEEEGVDGMTINIDGHTDDKGAADYNLTLSEERAAAVETFLAEVLSDADVTFESQGHGEEQPVAKNERGGWDNPLGRAKNRRVEIAVSE, encoded by the coding sequence GTGGCTGGCCCCAACCGTTCCACCGTCGCCATCGCGCTCATCATCGGTGCTCTCCTCGCGCTCGCTCCCCGCAACGCTGACAGCGCGGAGGACGCCGACGTGCTGTTCGAGTTCGACGAGGCGCAGCTCACACCCGAGGGCGAGGAGATCCTCCGGGACCGAGCGGGCGAGCTCGAGGAGGAGGGCGTGGACGGGATGACCATCAACATCGACGGACACACCGACGACAAGGGCGCGGCGGACTACAACCTGACCCTCTCCGAGGAACGCGCGGCCGCCGTCGAGACCTTCCTCGCGGAGGTGCTGTCCGACGCGGACGTCACCTTCGAGTCCCAGGGGCACGGCGAGGAGCAACCAGTCGCCAAGAACGAACGTGGCGGGTGGGACAACCCCCTGGGCCGGGCCAAGAACCGGCGGGTGGAGATCGCTGTCTCTGAGTAG
- a CDS encoding FitA-like ribbon-helix-helix domain-containing protein, which translates to MVCWSDVKDRPHTRAARRGRSMEAEVRAIREEAVSETEGSGDLFTNLLERFGELGGVELELPPRSTVRRDVAHYSRIVNARERIGSPIDGFDAQIAAIRRTHRTPLATRNLKDFVDTGVDLIDPWAH; encoded by the coding sequence GTGGTTTGTTGGTCAGACGTCAAGGACCGTCCGCACACCCGAGCGGCGCGGCGTGGCCGATCGATGGAGGCCGAAGTCCGAGCGATCCGGGAGGAAGCCGTCAGCGAGACAGAGGGATCGGGCGACCTGTTCACTAATCTGCTGGAGCGCTTCGGTGAACTCGGAGGGGTCGAATTGGAGCTCCCGCCCCGGTCCACCGTTCGACGCGACGTCGCGCATTACTCGAGAATCGTGAATGCCCGCGAGCGGATCGGATCGCCGATCGATGGATTCGATGCCCAGATCGCCGCGATTCGCCGCACGCATCGTACGCCGCTGGCCACGCGGAACCTCAAGGACTTCGTGGACACCGGGGTGGATCTCATCGACCCTTGGGCACACTGA
- the dapB gene encoding 4-hydroxy-tetrahydrodipicolinate reductase, which yields MIRVGVLGAKGRMGSEVVRAVSEAEDMTFVAGVDTGGDRSALSSADVVVDFTLPDGVMDNLRWLIDNGIHAVVGTTGFDEARIAELRELLERTPGSRVLIAPNFGIGAVLMMHFAAKAAPYFDSAEVVETHHPRKVDAPSGTAVRTAQLMAEARDRAGSPPMPDATTDELPGARGADVDGIRVHALRMAGHIAHQEVVFGGHGETLRIRHDSMSRESFMPGVLLGVREVDRLPEPLTIGLEPLLGL from the coding sequence GTGATCAGAGTGGGTGTGCTGGGCGCCAAGGGGCGCATGGGGTCCGAGGTCGTTCGCGCGGTGTCCGAGGCGGAGGACATGACCTTCGTCGCGGGGGTCGACACCGGGGGTGACCGGTCGGCGCTGTCGTCGGCGGACGTGGTCGTCGACTTCACGCTCCCGGACGGTGTGATGGACAACCTGCGCTGGCTGATCGACAACGGCATCCACGCCGTCGTCGGTACCACCGGGTTCGACGAGGCACGGATCGCCGAACTGCGTGAGCTGCTGGAGCGTACGCCCGGATCGCGCGTTCTGATCGCCCCCAACTTCGGGATCGGCGCCGTGCTGATGATGCACTTCGCCGCGAAGGCCGCCCCCTACTTCGACTCCGCCGAGGTGGTGGAGACCCACCACCCGCGCAAGGTGGACGCGCCCAGTGGGACCGCTGTCCGCACCGCGCAACTCATGGCCGAGGCCCGTGACCGCGCGGGGTCGCCGCCCATGCCCGACGCCACGACCGACGAGCTTCCGGGCGCTCGGGGGGCCGACGTCGACGGGATCCGTGTCCACGCACTGCGGATGGCCGGCCACATCGCACATCAGGAGGTCGTGTTCGGCGGGCACGGAGAGACGTTGCGGATCCGCCACGACTCCATGAGCCGCGAGTCCTTCATGCCGGGGGTCCTTCTGGGAGTGCGAGAGGTGGACCGCCTGCCAGAGCCGCTCACCATCGGCCTGGAGCCGTTGCTGGGATTGTGA
- a CDS encoding TRM11 family SAM-dependent methyltransferase — MPSYAMLVLPAANRVYADSAPALMAAELAVFGGAVLAGRLTNIRPTEIAGVPYVAFDADDLTREDLDLLANVSSVYAMFRVDGTGATDGAPMLTPVRLRRMDRFDDDLLTIPKYTGKTNEHFTKLLLNVTVLGSDCAAEMTRRKLHVLDPLCGRGTTLNQAMMYGYDASGVDLDKRDFEAYEAFIKTWMKRKRLKHTAERVTVRRSKQTLGRRLDIEVAPSKEQYKAGETQLVAMVNADTTTVGEFFRPRSFDVIVADAPYGVQHGSRTAQRGLRRDPVELVAAAAPAWVETLRPGGALGLSFNTHVASWDDLAVELTEAGLEVILDDAYRAFEHRVDQAISRDLIVARKPR; from the coding sequence GTGCCCTCATACGCGATGCTCGTCCTGCCCGCGGCGAACCGCGTCTACGCCGACAGCGCGCCCGCGCTCATGGCGGCCGAGCTCGCCGTGTTCGGCGGCGCGGTCCTCGCCGGCCGACTGACCAACATCCGCCCCACCGAGATCGCCGGGGTGCCCTACGTCGCGTTCGACGCCGACGACCTCACCCGGGAGGACCTCGACCTCCTGGCCAACGTGTCGTCGGTGTACGCGATGTTCCGCGTCGACGGCACCGGTGCGACGGACGGGGCGCCGATGTTGACACCCGTGCGACTGCGCCGCATGGACCGGTTCGACGACGACCTGCTCACGATCCCCAAATACACGGGCAAGACCAACGAGCACTTCACGAAGCTGCTGCTCAACGTCACCGTGCTGGGGTCCGACTGCGCCGCGGAGATGACGCGTAGGAAACTGCACGTCCTCGACCCGCTGTGTGGTCGCGGTACGACGCTGAACCAGGCCATGATGTACGGCTACGACGCCTCTGGCGTGGACCTGGACAAGCGGGACTTCGAGGCCTACGAGGCGTTCATCAAGACGTGGATGAAGCGCAAGCGTCTCAAGCACACCGCGGAACGTGTCACGGTACGCAGGAGCAAGCAGACGCTCGGCCGGCGCCTGGATATCGAGGTCGCGCCCAGCAAGGAGCAGTACAAGGCGGGCGAGACCCAACTCGTCGCCATGGTGAACGCCGACACCACCACCGTCGGCGAGTTCTTCCGTCCCCGGTCCTTCGACGTGATCGTCGCCGACGCGCCCTACGGGGTGCAGCACGGCAGTAGGACGGCACAGCGTGGACTGCGTCGGGATCCGGTGGAGCTCGTCGCTGCCGCGGCCCCCGCCTGGGTGGAGACCCTGCGGCCCGGCGGTGCGTTGGGTCTGTCGTTCAACACACACGTGGCTTCCTGGGACGACCTCGCGGTGGAACTGACCGAGGCCGGACTCGAGGTGATCCTCGACGACGCCTACCGCGCGTTCGAGCACCGTGTGGACCAGGCCATCTCCCGGGACCTGATCGTCGCCCGCAAGCCGCGTTAG
- a CDS encoding M16 family metallopeptidase, with product MSDIPIAAEQEPGTTVTILEPGAGSGAVRRTVLPGGLRIVTEAVPGVRSTAFGISATTGSRDEDGEHAGSAHFLEHLLFKGTATRDALAISAELDGVGANHNAYTTKEQTTYHAKVLDRDLPLAVDVVSDMVANSTLPPDEVETERGVILEEIAMYEDEPGDLVHDVFAAHYFGDSDLGRSELGTNDTIKALPRERILEQYRECYTPDRLVVTAAGNLDHDHVVRLVGDAFAGPLAAARPETRAAAPRIGGEAAPTHPGTVVVRRETEQAHLLLGVPGVARNDERWYAMRVLSTVLGAGMSSRLFQEVREKRGLAYSVYSFAPSYAETGVFQVYAGCLPEKADEALAVIRGELARAAVDGVTEEELVRAKGQIAGSWVLGAESTNARMGRLTVHELSYPHHFSLDEDLALFDAVTDADVTSVAADLLGGPETLAVIGPFASDREF from the coding sequence ATGAGCGACATCCCCATCGCCGCGGAGCAGGAGCCCGGAACCACCGTCACGATCCTGGAGCCCGGCGCCGGATCCGGTGCGGTGCGCAGGACAGTGCTGCCCGGAGGCCTGCGAATCGTCACCGAGGCGGTGCCCGGGGTGCGCTCGACCGCGTTTGGTATCTCGGCCACCACCGGGTCCCGGGACGAGGATGGCGAGCACGCCGGCTCGGCCCACTTCCTGGAGCACCTGCTGTTCAAGGGGACCGCGACCCGCGACGCCCTGGCCATCTCCGCGGAACTGGACGGTGTCGGCGCCAACCACAACGCCTACACCACCAAGGAACAGACGACCTACCACGCCAAGGTGCTGGACCGCGACCTTCCCCTCGCGGTCGACGTCGTGAGCGACATGGTCGCGAACTCGACCCTGCCACCCGACGAGGTCGAGACCGAACGAGGAGTGATCCTCGAGGAGATCGCGATGTACGAGGACGAGCCCGGGGATCTCGTGCACGACGTCTTCGCCGCCCACTACTTCGGTGACTCCGACCTGGGGCGTTCGGAGCTCGGCACCAACGACACCATCAAGGCGTTGCCCCGCGAGCGGATCCTCGAGCAGTACCGGGAGTGCTACACCCCGGACCGGCTCGTGGTGACGGCCGCGGGCAACCTGGACCACGACCACGTGGTGCGGCTCGTCGGCGACGCCTTCGCCGGACCGCTCGCCGCCGCGCGTCCCGAGACCCGTGCGGCCGCGCCCCGTATCGGGGGAGAGGCGGCCCCGACCCACCCCGGGACCGTCGTGGTGCGCCGGGAGACGGAGCAGGCACACCTCCTGCTGGGTGTCCCCGGTGTCGCCCGCAACGATGAGCGCTGGTACGCCATGCGCGTCCTCTCCACGGTGCTGGGCGCCGGAATGTCCTCCCGGCTCTTCCAGGAGGTGCGGGAGAAGCGCGGCCTGGCCTACTCCGTCTACAGCTTCGCTCCCAGCTACGCCGAGACCGGTGTGTTCCAGGTGTACGCCGGCTGCCTGCCGGAGAAGGCCGACGAGGCCCTCGCGGTCATTCGTGGAGAGCTCGCCCGGGCCGCGGTCGACGGCGTCACCGAGGAGGAACTGGTCCGCGCCAAGGGGCAGATCGCGGGTTCGTGGGTGCTCGGCGCGGAGAGCACCAACGCCCGCATGGGCCGGCTGACCGTCCACGAGCTCAGCTATCCACACCACTTCTCGCTGGACGAGGACCTGGCCCTGTTCGACGCCGTCACCGACGCCGACGTCACCTCCGTCGCTGCGGACCTCCTCGGTGGCCCCGAGACGCTCGCCGTGATCGGTCCCTTCGCCAGCGACCGGGAGTTCTGA
- a CDS encoding polyribonucleotide nucleotidyltransferase, whose protein sequence is MEGAYSSRAVIDNGSFGTRTIRFETGRLAQLAAGSAAAYLDDETMVLSATTASKRPKDQLDFFPLTVDVEERMYAAGRIPGSFFRREGRPSEDAILTCRLIDRPMRPSFADGLRNEIQIVETVMALHPEHLYDVVAINAASLSTQLAGLPFSGPIGGVRVALIQGQWVAFPTHSELADATFDMVIAGRVLEDGDVAIMMVEAESTANTLGLVADGAVGPNEQTVAEGLEAAKPFIKVLCDAQMELANQAAKETGEFPRFLDYNDDAFEAVEAACKDELSAALTIADKANREDELERIKTNTAQKLAEDFEGRDKEISAAFRSLQKKLMRQRITSEGVRIDGRGTKDIRRLVAEVGVLPRVHGSALFERGETQVLGVTTLNMLRMEQMVDTLNPDKTKRYMHNYNMPPYSTGETGRVGSPKRREIGHGALAERALVPVLPGREEFPYAIRQVSEAIASNGSTSMASVCASTMSLMHSGVPLKDMVAGIAMGLIKEGEEFVTLTDILGTEDAFGDMDFKVAGTRDLITALQLDTKLDGIPASVLASALQQARGARLAILDVMQEAISTPSEMNATAPRVLTVKIPVDKIGEVIGPKGKMINQIQEDTGADITIEDDGTIYIGATDGPSAEAARDTINGIANPTMPEVGDRYLGTVVKIASFGTFISLLPGKDGLLHISQIRKLHGGKRIENLEDVMSIGEKVQVEIKEIDDRGKLSLVPVEVVEAEAAANEGAEQDDEDAEGAASESGDAGDKDGDSSGGERRRRRSRTRSRGRDENT, encoded by the coding sequence ATGGAGGGCGCGTATTCATCCCGAGCCGTGATTGACAACGGCAGTTTCGGTACCCGCACGATCCGGTTCGAGACCGGACGGCTGGCGCAGCTCGCCGCGGGCTCCGCCGCCGCCTACCTCGACGACGAGACCATGGTCCTGTCGGCGACGACGGCGTCCAAGCGGCCGAAGGACCAGCTCGACTTCTTCCCGCTCACCGTCGACGTCGAGGAGCGGATGTACGCCGCGGGGCGTATCCCCGGCTCCTTCTTCCGGCGGGAGGGACGTCCCTCCGAGGACGCCATCCTCACCTGTCGGCTCATCGACCGGCCGATGCGTCCCTCGTTCGCCGACGGTCTGCGCAACGAGATCCAGATCGTCGAGACGGTCATGGCGTTGCACCCCGAGCACCTGTACGACGTGGTCGCGATCAACGCCGCGTCGCTGTCCACCCAGCTCGCCGGGCTGCCGTTCTCCGGCCCGATCGGTGGTGTCCGGGTCGCGCTGATCCAGGGGCAGTGGGTCGCGTTCCCCACGCACTCCGAACTCGCCGACGCCACCTTCGACATGGTGATCGCCGGTCGCGTCCTGGAGGACGGCGACGTCGCGATCATGATGGTCGAGGCCGAGTCCACCGCCAACACGCTCGGCCTGGTCGCCGACGGGGCCGTCGGCCCCAACGAGCAGACCGTGGCCGAGGGCCTCGAGGCGGCGAAGCCGTTCATCAAGGTCCTGTGTGACGCGCAGATGGAGCTGGCGAACCAGGCCGCCAAGGAGACCGGGGAGTTCCCCCGTTTCCTCGACTACAACGACGACGCCTTCGAGGCCGTCGAGGCGGCCTGCAAGGACGAGCTGTCCGCGGCGCTCACCATCGCCGACAAGGCCAACCGCGAGGACGAACTGGAGCGGATCAAGACCAACACCGCCCAGAAGCTCGCCGAGGACTTCGAGGGTCGGGACAAGGAGATCAGCGCCGCGTTCCGCTCGCTGCAGAAGAAGCTGATGCGCCAGCGCATCACCAGCGAGGGCGTGCGCATCGACGGCCGCGGCACCAAGGACATCCGCCGCCTCGTCGCCGAGGTCGGGGTGCTTCCCCGCGTGCACGGTTCCGCGCTGTTCGAGCGTGGGGAGACCCAGGTCCTCGGGGTGACCACTCTGAACATGCTGCGCATGGAGCAGATGGTCGACACGCTCAACCCCGACAAGACCAAGCGCTACATGCACAACTACAACATGCCGCCGTACTCCACCGGGGAGACCGGTCGGGTCGGCTCGCCCAAGCGGCGCGAGATCGGGCACGGCGCCCTCGCTGAGCGGGCCCTGGTGCCCGTGCTGCCGGGGCGCGAGGAGTTCCCCTACGCGATCCGCCAGGTCTCCGAGGCCATCGCCTCCAACGGCTCCACGTCGATGGCGTCGGTGTGTGCCTCAACGATGTCGCTCATGCACTCCGGCGTTCCGCTGAAGGACATGGTGGCGGGCATCGCCATGGGCCTCATCAAGGAGGGCGAGGAGTTCGTCACCCTGACCGACATCCTCGGCACCGAGGACGCGTTCGGCGACATGGACTTCAAGGTCGCTGGCACGCGGGACCTGATCACCGCGCTGCAGCTCGACACCAAGCTGGACGGTATTCCGGCCTCGGTGCTCGCGAGTGCCCTGCAGCAGGCCCGGGGCGCGCGCCTGGCGATCCTGGACGTGATGCAGGAGGCCATCTCGACCCCGAGCGAGATGAACGCGACCGCCCCGCGCGTGCTGACGGTGAAGATCCCGGTGGACAAGATCGGTGAGGTCATCGGCCCCAAGGGCAAGATGATCAACCAGATCCAGGAGGACACCGGCGCCGACATCACCATCGAGGACGACGGCACCATCTACATCGGTGCGACGGACGGGCCCTCGGCGGAGGCCGCGCGCGACACCATCAACGGGATCGCCAACCCGACCATGCCGGAGGTGGGGGACCGCTACCTCGGCACCGTCGTCAAGATCGCGTCCTTCGGAACGTTCATCTCCCTGCTTCCCGGCAAGGACGGACTCCTGCACATCTCGCAGATCCGCAAGCTCCACGGTGGGAAGCGGATCGAGAACCTCGAGGACGTCATGTCCATCGGGGAGAAGGTCCAGGTCGAGATCAAGGAGATCGACGACCGAGGCAAGCTGTCCCTGGTCCCGGTCGAGGTCGTGGAGGCGGAGGCCGCCGCGAACGAGGGAGCCGAGCAGGACGACGAGGACGCCGAGGGCGCCGCGTCGGAGTCCGGTGACGCTGGGGACAAGGACGGCGACTCCTCGGGCGGGGAGCGCCGTCGGCGCCGTAGCCGCACCCGGAGCCGCGGCCGCGACGAGAACACCTGA
- the rpsO gene encoding 30S ribosomal protein S15 has translation MSIDTATKQKIIADYATEEGDTGSPDVQVALLTHRITELTEHLKSHKHDHHSRRGLLLMVGRRRRLLQYIAKKDINRYRELIARLGLRR, from the coding sequence GTGTCGATCGACACCGCCACCAAGCAGAAGATCATCGCTGACTACGCCACCGAGGAGGGGGACACCGGGTCTCCCGACGTGCAGGTGGCGCTGCTGACCCACCGCATCACGGAGCTGACCGAGCACCTCAAGTCGCACAAGCACGACCACCACAGCCGCCGCGGGCTGCTGCTGATGGTCGGCCGTCGCCGCCGTCTGCTCCAGTACATCGCGAAGAAGGACATCAACCGCTACCGCGAGCTGATCGCACGGCTGGGGCTGCGTCGATAG
- a CDS encoding bifunctional riboflavin kinase/FAD synthetase, whose translation MRLWGVGDVPPGGRSVVTIGVFDGVHRGQTIMRRAVDTGRELGLPVVVVTFEPHPDSVVRDQPHPMVLTPSERKAQLLTECGADAVCVLAFTRELSQLTAEDFVRQVLVEELHATAVVVGENFRFGHKAAGDLDTLHRLGEKYDFTAEGVRLVADADTITSTLIRRFVDEGDVVQAAAELGRPHRVQGVVVRGARRGRDLGFPTANLELPAHTAVPADGVYAGWLLRTPRAGEPPATGEARWPAAVSVGDNPTFGGQARTVEAYALDREDLDLYGEHMAVDFVARIRPMLRFSGVEELVAEMARDVERSRALLGA comes from the coding sequence GTGCGGCTGTGGGGAGTGGGCGACGTGCCCCCCGGCGGGCGGAGCGTCGTCACGATCGGGGTCTTCGACGGGGTTCACCGCGGACAGACGATCATGCGACGTGCCGTGGACACCGGTCGGGAACTCGGGCTGCCCGTCGTGGTGGTCACCTTCGAACCCCACCCCGACTCGGTGGTGCGGGACCAGCCGCACCCGATGGTGTTGACCCCGTCGGAACGCAAGGCGCAGCTCCTCACGGAGTGTGGTGCGGACGCCGTCTGCGTCCTGGCGTTCACCCGTGAGCTCTCCCAGTTGACGGCGGAGGACTTCGTCCGTCAGGTCCTGGTCGAGGAGCTGCACGCCACGGCGGTCGTGGTGGGGGAGAACTTCCGCTTCGGCCACAAGGCGGCGGGTGACCTCGACACTCTGCACCGGCTCGGGGAGAAGTACGACTTCACGGCCGAGGGCGTTCGTCTGGTCGCGGACGCCGACACGATCACCTCCACCCTGATTCGCCGCTTCGTCGACGAGGGCGACGTGGTGCAGGCCGCCGCCGAACTGGGACGTCCGCACCGCGTGCAGGGGGTCGTCGTCCGGGGGGCTCGCCGAGGTCGGGACCTCGGGTTTCCCACGGCCAACCTGGAACTTCCCGCGCACACCGCCGTTCCCGCCGACGGTGTATACGCCGGTTGGCTGCTGCGGACCCCGCGGGCGGGAGAGCCTCCCGCCACAGGGGAGGCTCGGTGGCCCGCGGCGGTGTCCGTGGGAGACAACCCCACCTTCGGCGGACAGGCGCGCACCGTCGAGGCCTACGCGTTGGATCGAGAGGACCTCGACTTGTACGGCGAGCACATGGCGGTCGACTTCGTCGCGCGGATCCGTCCCATGCTGCGCTTCTCCGGGGTCGAGGAGTTGGTCGCCGAGATGGCGCGCGACGTGGAGCGGTCACGGGCGCTGTTGGGCGCCTGA